A window of Rhinoderma darwinii isolate aRhiDar2 unplaced genomic scaffold, aRhiDar2.hap1 Scaffold_558, whole genome shotgun sequence genomic DNA:
CCGCTCCCTCAGTTCTCGTGCGCAGCGTTAAGGAACGGCCTGACCGGCGGAGAGCGAGGCGACTCGGGAAACACGTGGAGAATGTGCCGCACGCCAAACGTCTGGTCACGTACGACCGCCAAACGTCGTTAATCAGGCTTTTATACACCTGGAGTCCTCGCTCTGAGTATTTTTAAACTTGTTGGCTTTGGACAATCCCAatcctccagcgatcagctgtgatctgtggggaatccTGGTAGTAaacgttcagtttccctgcagcgccaccacaggggaaatgaagtattacacagtggccATTCATAGCAATGTGTGATCTGTAgactacaggacaggtcctccagagacgctctatgtaaccgctctccactgtgACCAAGAGACGAGGACCCCCCCCGCTATTACccagaattctctaatagggtggATGACAATGGGATTTCTAAactggatgacccctttaagtGATCGACACATAGGGAAGAGGCCTCACTCGGGCACAGAATTAAGCTGATATCATAATGGAAAACCTAAAACCCGTGCGTATAGGACGGACGTAGAAGATCTTTACGACTTCTACCGTAAAGCGAGGAAGCGGAAAAACAAGACTAGAAATCCCTGGAACCTGGACAGATTGTAGGTCGTGTTCCTATAACGGGAGGCCGGCCGGACACGGATGCCGTGTGTGGGACACCCAGTACCTGCAGGGCCAGACGCAGCGGCGGAGGGTCTCACTTTACTGCACCATGAGGAGGGACCGTTACCTGGCACTTTAACGGGGATGACGTCCGACAGGTGACCGGCGTCTTGTGCTTTCTTGGCCAGGGTGTGCGAGCGCAGGGCGTATTCATCTTGTTCTACACGGGACACGGCGAAGGCGGCGGCCAGTCGGTCTGCGGAGTGTCCCATCGTCTCGCTGGTAGAAAATTCAGCCACGGCCGGGAGCTGAGGAGAGCGAAGCTTCCCAATatatcacatacatacataatactAGCACCTCCAGCTGATTACTTATACTTAGACCTATAGCTCTGTTCATCCTGACATTCCTGGTGCACGAATAGAATGCAAGAGCTGCAGTAAACACTGACACTTACACCTCCCCATTCCTTCTAAGTTTAACGAAGGAAATCCCACCCTGCATCCCCGATCCCAATCATTTGTGTGCGAGCTCTCGTCCAGTCCGGGGGTCGAGATCACTTAATGACTGTATAATAAAAACCTCAGCAACTTCCTAATATACTTAGCATTTCCTCAAAAACCATGCATTTTTAACActtctgcttgcggtcagtgaatggaaaacaTTTTAGTTTCTATCCAAAAGACGTGTAAAATacttcacagctgagggtttgctacaattgtatccagtccaggTAATGTAACGGTCTGGTCTCCAGGCTGTGCCAAACCTTCAGGACAGCGGGAATAGGTACTGCTGCTGTGATTGTGCGATGTTAGCAGGACTAGGACGGATGATTGAATGAAtgattccattcactgacagcaaacagacctttaaaaaaaaataaataaattggtaaACCCCCTGTAAAAAGTCTTTATTAATCTTCGCCCACTTACTTCTGGAGCAAAGTAGTCGGGCCGGATCCCGGAGATGACTGACAGCCTCTGTCCCAGGGTCTTGGCCTTGTTCAGACTCAGCATGGTCTTCCTCATCTTCCTGCTGTGACGAATGGGGACGTCGGACATGAACTCCACGCCGCCGGCCACCACCACGTCACACTGACCCGAGGCGATCAGGCCGAAAGCTGCGCACGAGACAACTGGAACGTTACTCCACCCGCCAGCGAGGTTAACCCTTTCCTGCGGCGGCGGGCACTCACCTGTCGTCATGGCCTGGttggaggagatgcaggccatgGTTACGGTGTGAGCCGGGGTTTTATCGGAGAAGCCGGCGCCGAGCGCAGCCTGGAGGAGACAGGACGCAGTACATCAGCCGGCAGCCGGGCACGCAGCTCAGCGTCCACCGCCCGGATACTCACCTCCCGAGCCACATTGCTGGTCTTCACCTCCTGGATGACGGTGCCGTACACCACGTAATCCACCAGCTCGCGGGGGACGCTCGTCCGGTTCAGCAAACCCCTGATTATAGCAAGGAGACCACGTTACGCCGAGCAGAGAAATCACCGCAGCTCCAGCGCTGAACGGGTTACATCTACACGGGAGGTTAAGGcagtgttcacacggagtgtataTGACGCGTTTTACCTGCCTGAAAACACGCGCTTTGAgcttcccattgacctcaattgtAGCGCATGGAAACGCGTCGCGTTCAAAAAACAGCATTAGGTCAATTCCTGGCACGTAAAACGCGCCCAAttctcaatgggagtcctaaataGGCCTTTGAGTTTTTTAGCGCACTTTTTGACGtgaaaaccgcgccaaaaaacgcctcccatCGATTTTAATGcgagacaggttttttttcttcagcggaaaaaaacgctcgcaggaaaaagaagcgtcatgccctttcttcaggcgttttccgcctcggaCATCCAATTgacaacaatgggaggcagagaaagcgtttttcgcccgcggcgctCAGAGcgtaggcaggtcaaaatctgcctcaaaattcctgaaggaggaAACGCgctgaaaaacgcaacaaaaccgcctCTAATTAAtaagcgctttacaaaaacgctagcgtttgccgtgtgaacaaggccttagtcaAAATCCTCTGGTCGCATCCAGAGCTGCGGTCACAATTCTGCTCTCGGGCTGCGGACTCTCACACCTTTCCGCTGGTCTGGTCTGTACACCGCGTACTTTGCTgaggtgcattgtgggagatgtagtgtttaaATATTGTCCTGTTATAAATACATCTCCTACAATGCAACGCACTAGAGCACAGGGTGACAGAAGATTTCAtctctgcttcagtctccgcagaaagtgcagtgtacatgtaaccccTTCAGACCTGGATCAATGATTAGCAGGGGGCTGCGTGATAATCTGCGGGTGCGGGGGGGGGTCCACTTACTGCAGCGCTGCCCTGGCCAAGTCATGGGGCATCAGGTCCGTGTATCTGCGGGCAGGAAAGGCAAGGGTTAATACCGCATGAGCAGTCGGGGTTATCACACAGTCAGTCAGGCTCTACCCATCACCCCAATATACAATAAAAGTCCTctaatccggcatccaataacTGGACATGTGACAGACACCGCCCCCTGCTGGATGACCAGGGCCTGACCCGACAGCTGCAGGTGCATTCATTTTTCAGCAGATTCCTTTATGACAGGTGTGCACGCTGCCGCTCTCCAGCtgatgtgaaactacaactcccagcaagcccTGACAgcctgctgggacttgtagttcatcAACATCTGGAGAGCCGCACCACCGCTTTATGACGTGCAGCCGGTGACCTGTATAATGCTTGAGATGGAGAGGACCCGCCCTGACCCGGATGAGGTTGTGCCGCTCCAGCATCAGCTGCCGCGGAGGGGAATCCTCTCTAGGGTTGAGGGGAGCAGCCGACACCTCGCGGACTTACGTGGTTCCGGAGAGCAGGAACGGGGTGCGGACTCCATCCACCACCACCACGTTTTTCACGCCCGGCCTGGACAGGGTCTTCTTAGTCTTTGTCTGGACGGCTGGAACATGAAAGACACAAAGAGGCGAATAAATAAACCGGATACGTACAGGAGGTTCTCCGGTCACACGGGAGACGGCGGACCACCGGCCAAGACTGAGAACCGCAGATCACCCACCAGGCAGCACTCCCTCCCAGCGGTCATCCTGCCGTACACTATTACCCACCGCCGCCTGTCATCCTGCCGTACACTATTACCCACCGGCGCCTGTCAGCCTGCCGTACACTATTACCCACCGGCGCCTGTCAGCCTGCCGTACACTATTACCCACCGGCGCCTGTCAGCCTGCCGTACACTATTACCCACCGGCGCCTGTCAGCCTGCCGTACACTATTACCCACCGGCGCCTGTCAGCCTGCCGTACACTATTACCCACCGGCGCCTGTCAGCCTGCCGTACACTATTACCCACCGGCGCCTGTCAGCCTGCCGTACACTATTACCCACCGCCGCCTGTCATCCTGCCGTACACTATTACCCACCGCCGCCTGTCAGCCTGCCGTACACTATTACCCACCGGCGCCTGTCAGCCTGCCGTACACTATTACCCACCGGCGCCTGTCAGCCTGCCGTACACTATTACCCACCGGCGCCTGTCAGCCTGCCGTACACTATTACCCACCGGCGCCTGTCAGCCTGCCGTACACTATTACCCACCGGCGCCTGTCGTCCACCATTACCCACCGGCGCCTGTCGTCCACCATTACCCACCGGCGCCTGTCGTCCACCATTACCCACCGGCGCCTGTCGTCCACCATTACCCACCGGCGCCTGTCGTCCACCATTACCCACCGGCGCCTGTCGTCCACCATTACCCACCGGCGCCTGTCGTCCTGCCGTACACCATTATCCACCGGCGCCTGTCGTCCTGCCGTACACCATTATCCACCGGCGCCTGTCGTCCTGCCGTACACCATTATCCACCGGCGCCTGTCGTCCTGCCGTACACCATTATCCACCGGCGCCTGTCGTCCTGCCGTACACCATTATCCACCGGCGCCTGTCGTCCTGCCGTACACCATTATCCACCGGCGCCTGTCGTCCTGCCGTACACCATTATCCACCGGCGCCTGTCGTCCTGCCGTACACCATTATCCACCGGCGCCTGTCGTCCTGCCGTACACCATTATCCACCGGCGCCTGTCGTCCTGCCGTACACCATTATCCACCGGCGCCTGTCGTCCTGCCGTACACCATTATCCACCGGCGCCTGTCGTCCTGCCGTACACCATTATCCACCGGCGCCTGTCGTCCTGCCGTACACCATTATCCACCGGCGCCTGTCAGCCTGCCGTACACCATTACCCACCGGCGCCTGCCAGCCTGCCGTACACCATTACCCACCGGCGCCTGTCAGCCTGCCGTACACCATTACCCACCGGCGCCTGTCAGCCTGCCGTACACTATTACCCACCGGCGCCTGTCAGCCTGCCGTACACTATTACCCACCGGCGCCTGTCAGCCTGCCGTACACTATTACCCACCGGCGCCTGTCAGCCTGCCGTACACTATTACCCACCGGCGCCTGTCAGCCTGCCGTACACTATTACCCACCGGCGCCTGTCAGCCTGCTGTACACTATTACCCACCGGCGCCTGTCAGCCTGCCGTACACTATTACCCACCGGCGCCTGTCAGCCTGCCGTACACTATTACCCACCGGCGCCTGTCATCCTGCCGTACACTATAATCCACCGGCGCCTGTCATCCTGCCGTACACTATAATCCACCGGCGCCTGTCATCCTGCCGTACACCATTACCCACCGGCGCCTGTCGTCCACCATTACCCACCGGCGCCTGTCGTCCACCATTACCCACCGGCGCCTGTCGTCCACCATTACCCACCGGCGCCTGTCGTCCACCATTACCCACCGGCGCCTGTCGTCCACCATTACCCACCGGCGCCTGTCGTCCACCATTACCCACCGGCGCCTGTCGTCCTGCCGTACACCATTATCCACCGGCGCCTGTCGTCCTGCCGTACACCATTATCCACCGGCGCCTGTCGTCCTGCCGTACACCATTATCCACCGGCGCCTGTCGTCCTGCCGTACACCATTATCCACCGGCGCCTGTCGTCCTGCCGTACACAATTATCCACCGGCGCCTGTCGTCCTGCCGTACACTATTACGCACCGGCGCCTGTCGTCCTGCCGTACACTATTACCCACCGGCGCCTGTCGTACACTATTATCCACCGGCGCCTGTCATCCTGCCGTACACTATTACCCACCGGCGCCTGTCGTCCTGCCGTACACTATTATCCACCGGCGCCTGTCGTCCTGCCGTACACTATTACCCACCGGCGCCTGTCGTCCTGCCGTACACTATTACCCACCGGCGCCTGTCGTCCTGCCGTACACTATTACCCACCGGCGCCTGTCGTCCTGCCGTACACTATTACCCACCGGCGCCTGTCAGCCTGCCGTACACTATTACCCACCGGCGCCTGTCGTCCTGCCGTACACTATTATCCACCGGCGCCTGTCATCCTGCCGTACACTATTATCCACCGGCGCCTGTCATCCTGCCGTACACTATTATCCACCGGCGCCTGTCATCCTGCCGTACACTATTATCCACCGGCGCCTGTCATCCTGCCGTACACTATTATCCACCGGCGCCTGTCATCCTGCCGTACACTATTATCCACCGGCGCCTGTCATCCTGCCGTACACTATTATCCACCGGCGCCTGTCATCCTGCCGTACACTATTACCCACCGGTGCCTATCATCCTGCCGTACACTATTATCCACCGGCACCTGTCGTCCTGCCGTACACTATTATCCACCGGCGCCTGTCATCCTGCCGTACACTATTATCCACCGGCGCCTGTCATCCTGCCGTACACTATTACCCACCGGTGCCTATCATCCTGCCGTACACTATTATCCACCGGCGCCTGTCATCCTGCCGTACACTATTATCCACCGGCGCCTGTCATCCTGCCGTACACTATTACCCACCGGCGCCTATCATCCTGCCGTACACTATTATCCACCGGCGCCTGTCGTCCTGCCGTACACTATTATCCACCGGCGCCTGTCGTCCTGCCGTACACTATTATCCACCGGCGCCTGTCGTCCTGCCGTACACTATTATCCACCGGCGCCTGTCGTCCTGCCGTACACTATTATCCACCGGCGCCTGTCATCCTGCCGTACACTATTATCCACCGGCGCCTGTCATCCTGCCGTACACTATTACCCACCGGCGCCTGTCGTCCTGCCGTACACTATTACCCACCGGCGCCTGTCATCCTGCCGTACACTATTACCCACCGGCGCCTGTCATCCTGCCGTACACTATTACCCACCGGCGCCTGTCATCCTGCCGTACACTATTACCCACCGGAGCCTGTCGTCCTGCCGTACACTATTACCCACCGGCGCCTGTCATCCTGCCGTACACTATTATCCACCGGCGCCTGTCGTCCTGCCGTACACTATTACCCACCGGCGCCTGTCATCCTGCCGTACACTATTACCCACAGGCGGCTGTCGTCCAGGTAGAACTGGCAGGTCCTCCAGCGTTTATAAAGCTGCAACGATGTTGTGGACATTTCTGCCTGGTCAGGGGGATAATAGTTTACAGGAGGAGCATCAGCACCGGTATAGAAAGAATCTCCTGATGTACATGCAGGACGtttctattcacttctatggagcgGAGGTAGGACGTTCTGGTCAGTGTGTAACACGGGGGCATCGCTGTgcagaactacaagtcccagagaTCTGTACACGCCTCAGAATATGTAGGAGGGGGCGGGGTTACCTGGAGACTGGAGGGGGGCGGAGCAGCTGACGGATCGGATCGCTGAAATACAAACACAGGAGAATTAGGAATCGCTGCTCGTTTACAGGGAGGCCGTCACGTCCTGCGCTCAACCCACTTACTGAAGTTCTGCGGTAACTTATGTTAACCCTTcagtgaccggcctattttgggccttaaccccttcaggatccAGCAATTTTATTGATTTtcgttttaaaaattaaaataatagctataacttctttttattttCCGGTGAGGATACGAGggctgtttttgttttgtttgtggggtgagttgtagtttctatggtTTCTACATGAGACTTTGTGATCATTTTTTATGGGATATGAAGTGACATTCTggtatttcatatattttttttagcattcaGTGCATGTTAAATAACGTCATATTGGAATAGTTTGCCTTTCACGGACGCGGcaataaccattttatttttgacattacttcagatgaaaagtgggaaaaggttttttttttttgtttttttcaatattaaaaactctatcaaaactttttttttagcacattttattagtccaccCGGGGGGCTTGAGCCCACTCCGATTACCACCTCCCCCACCAATAGCACGTCGTGGCGCGGGAAAAAGTGAACGACCAAAGGTTTTGatttcatttttccatcgtcgccagaactttttttttgcgtcttaaagaaGAAATCTATAAAGAAAAGCCTTCTAGGTCGGCTCTCCTGGATCCAGTTctggattccgccacaaaaatcgcaactcaagaGTCGGTTTCTTCATCCTGGGaggaggtttcatcccatgtgaccgccgctgcagccgatcacgggccaatcacgggctgccgcGCTAtcctgggataaaacatcatcccgcgATGATCGGCAAATTTGCGCAGCGCGCGATCCTGGCAAAaagactgcaccacaatttggtgccaaTACTTGCGCAGAATTCCCGGCAGATACAGCGGCCACAAACCGAATGATCcacggccattaaggggttaagcaaattcAAAACATTAAAACCAGCTCAGTCATCTGACAGCGAGAACAGGAATATGACGGATTGTGACGTTTCTATACAAGAAATCCTACCCAGTCTGGACGTGGCCGGCAGGAACCGGGAGCTTTCTCTCAACATGAACGCCATCCTAGATCCTGCAAGAAGAAGGAGAGAAGcgtgagagaggagagaggacgctgatcacaagagcttacaatctatgaggagaggaggagtgaggacgctgatcacaagagcttacaatctatgaggaggagaggagtgaggacgctgatcacaagagcttacaatctatgaggagaggagtgaggacgctgatcacaagagcttacaatctatgagaagaggaggagtgaggacgctgatcacaagagcttacaatctatgaggagaggagtaaggacgctgatcacaagagcttacaatctatgagaagaggaggagtgaggacgctgatcacaagagcttacaatctatgaggaggagtgaggacgctgatcacaagagcttacaatctatgagaggaggagtgaggacgctgatcacaagagcttacaatctatgaggagaggaggagtgaggacgctgatcacaagagcttacaatctatgaggagaggacgctgatcacaagagcttacaatctatgaggagagaggacgctgatcacaagagcttacaatctatgaggagaggaggagtgaggacgctgatcacaagagcttacaatctatgaggagagaggacgctgatcacaagagcttacaatctatgagaagaggaggagagaggacgctgatcacaagagcttacaatctatgaggagaggaggagtgaggacgctgatcacaagagcttacaatctatgaggagaggaggagtgaggacgctgatcacaagagcttacaatctatgaggagaggaggagagaggacgctgatcacaagagcttacaatctatgaggagaggaggagtgaggacactgatcacaagagcttacaatctatgaggagaggaggagtgaggacgctgatcacaagagcttacaatctatgaggagaggaggagtgaggacgctgatcacaagagcttacaatctatgaggagaggaggagtgaggacgctgatcacaagagcttacaatctatgaggaggaggagtgagaacactgatcacaagagcttacaatctatgaggagaggaggagtgaggacgctgatcacaagagcttacaatctatgaggagaggaggagtgaggacactgatcacaagagcttacaatctatgaggagaggagtgaggacgctgatcacaagagcttacaatctatgaggagaggagtgaggacgctgatcacaagagcttacaatctatgaggagaggagagaggacgctgatcacaagagcttacaatctatgaggagaggagtgaggacgctgatcacaagagcttacaatctatgagaggaggaggagtgaggacgctgatcacaagagcttacaatctatgaggaggagaggagtgaggacgctgatcacaagagcttacaatctatgaggagagaggacgctgatcacaagagcttacaatctatgaggagagaggacgctgatcacaagagcttacaatctatgaggagaggaggagtgaggacgctgatcacaagagcttacaatctaggaggagagaggacactgatcacaagagcttacaatctatgaggagaggaggagagaggacgctgatcacaagagcctaCAatctgaggagaggaggagtgaggacgctgatcacaagagcttacaatctatgaggagaggaggagtgaggacgctgatcacaagagcttacaatctatgaggagaggagtgaggacgctgatcacaagagcttacaatctatgaggaggagagaggacgctgatcacaagagcttacaatctatgaggagaggaggacgctgatcacaagagcttacaatctatgaggagaggagtgaggacgctgatcacaagagcttacaatctatgaggagaggagtgaggacgctgatcacaagagcttacaatctatgagaggaggagtgaggacgctgatcacaagagcttacaatctatgaggagtgaggacgctgatcacaagagcttacaatctatgaggagagaggacgctgatcacaagagcttacaatctatgaggagagaggacgctgattacaagagcttacaatctatgaggagaggaggagtgaggacgctgatcacaagagcttacaatctatgaggagaaggagtgaggacactgatcacaagagcttacaatctatgaggaggagaggagtgaggacgctgatcacaagagcttacaatctatgaggaggaggagtgagaacactgatcacaagagcttacaatctgaggagaggaggagtgaggacgctgatcacaagagcttacaatctatgaggagaggaggagtgaggacactgatcacaagagcttacaatctatgaggagaggaggaggagtgaggacgctgatcacaagagcttacaatctatgaggaggagagaggacgctgatc
This region includes:
- the HADHB gene encoding trifunctional enzyme subunit beta, mitochondrial, encoding MAFMLRESSRFLPATSRLAIRSVSCSAPLQSPAVQTKTKKTLSRPGVKNVVVVDGVRTPFLLSGTTYTDLMPHDLARAALQGLLNRTSVPRELVDYVVYGTVIQEVKTSNVAREAALGAGFSDKTPAHTVTMACISSNQAMTTAFGLIASGQCDVVVAGGVEFMSDVPIRHSRKMRKTMLSLNKAKTLGQRLSVISGIRPDYFAPELPAVAEFSTSETMGHSADRLAAAFAVSRVEQDEYALRSHTLAKKAQDAGHLSDVIPVKVPGKETIEKDNGIRPSSMEQMGKLKPAFVKPHGTVTAANSSFLTDGASAVLIMSEEKALALGYKPKAYLRDFVYVSQDPKDQLLLGPTYATPKVLEKAGLTVADIDVFEFHEAFAGQIIANLKAMESDWFAQNCMGRKTKVGAPALEKLNVWGGSLSLGHPFGATGCRLVMAAAHRLKKEGGQYGLVAACAAGGQGHGMIVEAYPQ